One window of Kryptolebias marmoratus isolate JLee-2015 linkage group LG3, ASM164957v2, whole genome shotgun sequence genomic DNA carries:
- the pdcd11 gene encoding protein RRP5 homolog, whose amino-acid sequence MMEPVEEDFPRGGTTKKSSGSKIVVEHVDNLFQSNEQSETKKRKGGNKADGKQVKKTRTEDKIGSSLTLNTAAKSVEIIHLKNLKEGMLFLGCVKEVTDFEVTVSLPCGLQGFLSIKNICDSYTKLLSEQLDSEVDTEEICSLLHLFHVGMLLRCVVAKLDVAKGGLLSIQLSINPKLLNKNLSSSSVNAGMVLSGCVESVEDHGCIIDIGISGTKAFLPEEAMKSKQNKTEELRVGQYVTAQVEEVKNSGRVVRLVLNPSVCADVKHGWNLTNLLPGLVLRATIKKVTKHGLLLDFLSSFSGQVDFLHMEREQVSSYTEGRQVRACVLYIDPSTRLVGLSLRSYLVQAGSAIDPSSPAADRIGEVVSECKMTALHHMSGAMLELPDKTPAFVHRNCLKEPNEEANENKLFAKPEHTCRILDFSLMDQIYFVTLRRRVIEKPFFRYADFHAGQVVEGIVSVLLSHGMVVHLSDHIKGLVPCTHLSDIILKNPEKKYVEGMKVKCRVLSVEAENKKLYLSRKKTLVESSLPLFLSYADARPGRVSHGCIVCIKEFGCIVRFYNNVKGLVPFSELSSEPTISPEGDFYVGQVLKVKVLQCDPVKGKMLLSFRAAVEGDTEEVAKPQLDCEDGKRLEAKLVKKLVNGLEVSILPDEICAVLPTVHFSDHVSNCPLLWDSLQEGDIISNLVCFNKNKQNIMLTKKPTVRWSLEEGVVAKEFSEVTVGMQLIGWIKNIMSYGVFVEFPYGLIGLAPKSAMSDKFVQDTMTTFQLGQTVFAKVTNLDEEKQRFLVTLKMSEIITPDGDAQTRLINGLQERRAVNEMLAIKDGGELRQQLAALSVGQKLKLTVEGVTENEATFKSDDLNGVTFLANKHHRMGVNLTAGQKVGAVILHVDILSARVQVSVLPKLLEKKKSLTEESKYTAVVQFVDRDFAVVSLDNTAQLTVIQTSRHLNDIIMYESEKLKVGTTLTVEVIEPACEELRGLPLVSWTCSAPKRQRMASENQTGSPSYRFGEILQGKVCSVKPTAIQVRLEDGSKGSVHVSEVLEAAAVRLGSFPTSSVKPGSVITCRVIGGREASSHRFLPFSHPKFTYSIPELTLIPSKLDSSSDFKPVSAQEKMNSYKVGDEITCFVLKFHSDRKCLEVTSDPCVTGTVELLEMIRNPGDANHPEKLYKLGQAVRAKVVEVKVKPHRLALSLTGIHKLEAGGTTLGMVTNVQPHVGLHVKLPFGCAGTVCVTDLSDSYRPNPLEAYSKDQIIRCFLLDFKNGKWQLSLRPSRLCPQQAKPGKDPEVSSLDKLEAGQIIRGYVKSVGEQGVFIRLARSITGRVRFQQSSKYFIKNHKDLSKHLPVNMLLTAKILSVDREDELVDLSLLHEDTGKPDVLPESLGLPLRLAEDKKKTSKKRAPSESEQKQAESQIPKKKKKKKTKTDGDDSGVEVFFREEEDEDKEEKPANVSAGSAGPSRLQVAAGFSWDVGLSSLKPANSTKEEESSDDEDQEEKTKPQKKSQRELEQEKKSAEKALVQRETELMDPNLRPQDAATFERLLLASPSSSLLWLQYMAHHLQATQIEQARAVAERALKTISFREEQEKLNVWVALMNLENMYGTEESLKKVFERAVQFCEPLPVYQQLADIYANSNKVQKAEGLYKTMAKRFRQEKAVWLSYGTFLLQQGQSDAAGNLLQRALKSLPAKESVDVIAKFAQLEFRYGDPEKGRGMLDKVLTSYPKRTDLWSVFIDLTVKHGSQLEVRALFDRVISLSVSVKKIKFFFKRYLEYEKKHGTPQSVQAVKEKAVEFVENKGKEAED is encoded by the exons ATGATGGAACCAGTGGAGGAGGACTTTCCCCGAGGAGGGACGACCAAGAAGTCCTCAGGGAGTAAAATTGTGGTGGAGCATGTGGACAACCTGTTTCAG TCTAATGAACAATCAGAGACtaagaaaaggaaaggaggCAACAAAGCTGATGGCAAACAAGTCAAGAAGACAAGGACGGAAGACAAGATAGGAAGCAGCCTGACTCTCAACACAGCAGCCAAATCTGTAGAGATTATCCATTTGAAG AATTTGAAAGAGGGGATGCTTTTTCTGGGCTGCGTGAAGGAGGTGACAGACTTTGAAGTGACCGTCAGCTTACCCTGTGGCCTGCAAGGTTTCCTGAGCATCAAGAACATCTGCGACTCATACACCAAGCTGCTCAGCGAGCAGCTGGATTCAGAGGTCGACACAGAG GAGATCTGCTCTCTTTTGCACCTCTTCCACGTGGGCATGCTGCTCAGATGTGTGGTTGCCAAGTTGGATGTAGCTAAAGGAGGATTGCTCAGCATCCAGCTGTCCATTAATCCAAAACTGCTCAACAAGAATCTCTCCTCGAGTTCTGTAAATGCTGGAATG GTCTTGAGTGGCTGTGTGGAGAGTGTAGAAGATCATGGCTGCATTATTGACATCGGCATCAGCGGAACCAAAGCCTTCCTGCCCGAAGAAGCCATGaaatccaaacaaaataaaactgaag AGCTGAGAGTGGGTCAGTATGTGACAGCTCAAGTAGAAGAAGTGAAGAACAGCGGGCGTGTGGTCCGCCTCGTCCTGAACCCCTCCGTCTGCGCTGACGTCAAACATGGCTGGAACCTCACCAACCTTCTGCCTGGCCTGGTGCTCAGAGCTACCATCAAAAAG GTGACCAAACACGGTCTGCtcctggacttcctgtcctccttCAGCGGCCAGGTGGACTTCCTCCACATGGAGCGTGAACAGGTGTCCAGCTATACCGAGGGCCGACAG GTGCGAGCGTGCGTGCTGTACATCGACCCGTCCACCCGGCTCGTTGGACTGAGCCTTCGCAGTTACCTTGTTCAGGCGGGTTCTGCCATCGACCCGTCTTCGCCTGCTGCGGACCGGATTGGTGAGGTGGTCAGCGAGTGTAAGATGACCGCTTTGCACCACATGTCAGGAGCCATGTTGGAACTGCCGGACAAAACACCGGCTTTTGTACAT AGGAACTGCCTGAAGGAGCCGAACGAAGAAGCgaatgaaaacaaattgtttgcaaAGCCGGAACACACCTGTCGGATCCTGGACTTCAGCCTCATggatcagatttattttgtgactCTGCGACG GAGGGTGATTGAGAAGCCTTTTTTCAGATACGCTGACTTTCACGCTGGCCAAGTTGTTGAG GGGATAGTTTCAGTCCTCCTGAGTCATGGAATGGTGGTTCATCTGTCTGATCATATTAAAGGTCTGGTACCTTGTACCCACCTCTCTGACATCATCCTCAAGAACCCAGAGAAGAAGTACGTCGAGGGAATGAAGGTTAAATGTCGG GTGCTGTCAGTAGAGGCAGAAAATAAGAAGCTGTATCTGAGCAGAAAGAAGACTCTGGTTGAGAGCTCCCTGCCGCTCTTCCTCAGTTACGCTGACGCCCGTCCGGGTCGCGTGTCCCACGGCTGCATCGTGTGCATCAAAGAGTTCGGCTGCATCGTTCGCTTCTACAACAACGTCAAGGGCTTGGTGCCGTTCAGTGAGCTCAGCTCGGAGCCCACCATCAGTCCCGAGGGGGACTTCTATGTTGGAcag gttttaaaggttaaagtgcTTCAGTGTGACCCGGTGAAGGGAAAGATGCTGCTGTCCTTCAGGGCGGCAGTGGAAGGAGACACAGAAGAAGTCGCCAAGCCTCAGCTAGACTGCGAGGATGGGAAG AGGCTGGAGGCGAAGCTGGTGAAAAAGTTGGTCAACGGTCTGGAAGTCTCCATTCTCCCTGATGAAATCTGTGCCGTGCTACCCACGGTGCACTTCTCCGATCACGTGTCCAACTGCCCGTTGCTGTGGGACAGCCTTCAGGAGGGAGACATCATTTCCAACCTTGTCTGCTtcaacaagaacaaacagaacatt ATGCTCACCAAGAAACCAACAGTGAGATGGTCCCTGGAGGAGGGCGTGGTGGCCAAAGAGTTCTCTGAGGTCACAGTTGGCAtgcagctgattggctggaTCAAAAACATCATGTCCTACGGCGTTTTCGTAGAGTTCCCATACGGTCTCATTGGTCTTGCTCCCAAATCG gcTATGTCCGACAAGTTCGTCCAGGACACGATGACCACCTTCCAGCTAGGTCAGACGGTTTTTGCTAAAGTGACCAACCTGgatgaggagaagcagagatTTCTGGTGACTTTGAAGATGTCAGAAATCATCACGCCAGACGGAGACGCTCAAACCAGGCTGATTAACGGACTGCAGGAGAGGCGAGCTGTGAACGAAATGTTGGCTATCAAAG ACGGGGGAGAGCTCCGTCAGCAGCTGGCTGCTCTCTCCGTCggtcagaagctgaagctgacGGTTGAAGGCGTGACAGAAAACGAAGCCACTTTTAAGTCTGATGACCTGAATGGAGTGACCTTTCTTGCCAATAAGCACCACAGGATGG GCGTTAACCTGACTGCCGGACAGAAAGTTGGTGCAGTTATCCTTCACGTTGACATCCTGTCTGCTCGTGTCCAAGTCTCCGTCCTCCCCAAGCTGCTGGAGAAGAAGAAATCT ttgacTGAAGAATCAAAGTACACAGCTGTGGTGCAGTTCGTAGACCGAGACTTTGCTGTCGTCTCATTGGATAACACGGCGCAGCTGACTGTGATCCAAACCAGCCGCCACCTGAACGACATCATCATGTATGAGTCTGAGAAGCTGAAGGTGGGGACGACTTTGACCGTGGAAGTCATAGAACCCGCCTGCGAGGAACTGCGAGGGCTCCCCCTGGTGTCGTGGACGTGCAGCGCACCAAAGCGGCAGCGCATGGCCTCCGAGAACCAGACGGGGTCCCCGAGTTACCGCTTCGGGGAAATCCTGCAGGGCAAAGTGTGCTCGGTGAAGCCTACGGCGATTCAGGTCAGGCTGGAGGACGGAAGCAAAGGCAGCGTGCACGTGTCCGAGGTGCTGGAGGCCGCTGCCGTGCGCCTCGGATCCTTCCCCACGTCCTCCGTGAAGCCGGGCAGCGTGATCACCTGCAGGGTGATCGGGGGCCGAGAAGCCTCCAGTCACAG ATTTCTGCCTTTCTCTCATCCCAAATTCACCTACTCCATTCCTGAGCTCACACTTATACCCAG CAAACTGGACAGCAGTTCAGACTTTAAACCAGTTTCAGCACAAGAAAAAATGAACAGCTATAAAGTCGGGGATGAAATTACCTGCTTTGTGTTAAAG TTTCATTCAGACAGGAAGTGCTTGGAGGTCACCTCTGACCCGTGTGTCACCGGGACGGTTGAACTGCTGGAAATGATCAGAAATCCTGGG gatGCCAACCACCCAGAGAAACTCTACAAGCTGGGCCAAGCAGTCCGAGCTAAAGTGGTGGAAGTTAAAGTCAAACCTCATCGCTTGGCGCTCTCACTCACAG GCATCCACAAACTGGAGGCGGGCGGCACGACTTTAGGGATGGTGACAAACGTTCAGCCACACGTGGGTCTGCACGTCAAGCTCCCCTTCGGCTGCGCGGGAACCGTTTGTGTCACTGACCTCTCCGACAGCTACAGGCCCAACCCGCTGGAGGCGTACAGCAAAGATCAGATCATCAG GTGTTTCctgttagattttaaaaatggaaagtgGCAGCTGTCTCTGCGCCCATCAAG GCTGTGCCCCCAACAAGCCAAGCCAGGGAAGGATCCAGAAGTGTCGTCTTTAGACAAGCTGGAGGCGGGCCAGATCATCCGGGGCTACGTGAAGTCTGTGGGGGAACAGGGGGTCTTCATCAG GCTGGCGAGAAGCATCACCGGACGAGTTCGCTTCCAGCAGTCCTCTAAATACTTCATCAAGAACCACAAGGATCTCTCCAAGCACCTGCCTGTCAACATGCTCCTCACCGCTAAGATCCTCAG CGTTGACAGGGAGGACGAGTTGGTCGACTTGTCTCTGCTCCACGAGGACACCGGCAAGCCAGACGTCCTTCCAGAGTCCCTCGGCCTGCCGCTGCGTCTCGCCGAAGACAAGAAGAAGACGAGCAAAAAGCGCGCTCCGTCTGAGAGCGAGCAG aaacaAGCAGAATCCCAGAtcccaaagaaaaagaagaaaaagaaaacaaagactgacgGCGATGACAGTGGGGTGGAGGTGTTcttcagagaggaagaggacgaagataaagaagaaaaacctgCAAAT GTGAGCGCCGGCTCAGCAGGTCCATCCAGGCTGCAGGTGGCTGCAGGCTTCTCCTGGGACGTGGGGCTGAGCTCCCTGAAGCCCGCCAATTCCACGAAGGAGGAGGAATCCAGCGACGACGAAGACCAGGAGGAAAAGACGAAG CCCCAGAAGAAGTCTCAGCGCgagctggagcaggagaagaAGTCGGCGGAGAAAGCCCTGGTTCAGCGGGAAACCGAGCTGATGGATCCGAACCTGCGGCCTCAGGACGCCGCCACCTTCGAGCGGCTGCTTTTAGCCTCTCCCAGCAGCTCTCTGCTGTGGCTCCAGTACATGGCTCATCACCTGCAGGCCACGCAGATCGAGCAGGCCCGAGCTGTGGCTGAGAGGGCGCTGAAGaccatctccttcag ggaggagcaggagaagctGAACGTGTGGGTGGCCCTGATGAACCTGGAGAACATGTACGGCACAGAGGAAAGTCTGAAGAAGGTGTTTGAGCGAGCGGTGCAGTTCTGCGAGCCCCTGCCGGTGTACCAGCAGCTGGCGGACATCTACGCCAACTCCAACAAAGTCCAG AAGGCAGAGGGGCTGTACAAGACGATGGCGAAGCGTTTCCGTCAGGAGAAAGCTG